ATGACACGAGACTCACAGCCCCAATTGGGTTAGTTTAATGCTAGTAAACCGAGTCATAGATTTACCACAAgctcataataaatataaatgattGTAGTCGTACACAGCTACAGTGTTGACCGGCTGGTCGGTACAACACATTGTGAAGAATTGCCATTAATGATGAGACCACGTGCCGAATACTCACGTGTTCCGAACACTCACGTAGTCAGTACCGGTTCCATGATGATTGTCGAATCCTTCTAGTTATATAAGGTTAGAATATTTCATACTAATAATACCCACTAACCGTCTAAGTTTATCAGtgatttttaataatctataatataataaatctatacctataataggttaagtaataattgtaactacgaagcaataagatgcttatcttaacatactaagaaggttaggtaaggtcggtgttttctatgaagcttttcaaggtaaactagtatgtttagtatgtcacatgtgcatgtatttaataagtcaatattgactatacgaaagttcgagaacgggttgtagacgCGCACTCTATTTCCCACGCTCATCGCAGTTACGTTACGCTTTCCCCCAAGCGAACTGCTGCTGGCACTTCGTTCAGCGTGACGTCAATCCTGCCTTGACACGCTgtcaagcccccccccctcttgaaacGCTGTCACCCCCCCCTTGACAGgctgtcaacccccccccccccttccccaggaaTGCTGTAAATCCTTCCATGCCACTCTGCTTCTCTCCCCTCTCGACATTCTGTCACTTCCCTCTAGTGAATGTTACCTCTCACCCCGGGGAGCTGTGTGTCGGGGAGCTGTGTGTCGGGGAGCTGTGTGTCGGGCAGCTGTGTGTCGGGCAGCTGTGTGTCGGGCAGCTGTGTGTCGGGCAGCTGTGTGTCGGGCAGCTGTGTGTCGGGCAGCTGTGTGTCGGGCAGCTGTGTGTCGGGCAGCTGTGTGTCGGGCAGCTGTGTGTCGGGGAGCTGTGTGTCGGGGAGCTGTGTGTCGGGGAGCTGTGTGTCACGGCCATTATAGTTAGTGTGTCACTTCCgtgcagctggctggtgcagggaAGAGTGCCGCCGTGCAGGAGCCAggcgagcagcagcagcagcactctcACACGTCACATTCACCATGGCGTAGGTAATGTTTACCTCAGGAGGTACAATGTGAGGCAGAGAGAATGTTGTGTCTAGCAAGCAGCTCCACCAGTGAGCTGTGTGGGTGCTAACAAAGGACCAGCAGTGGGATCAGAAAGACTTTAAAACCCATGACTAGTACAACTGCTGGTAATATATTTATTACCATGTGCATCACTAGTAACCGTAGTAATAGCAATAGTTACAGAGGTAGTAAGAtgctattaataataataataatgtttacttAGGTAATAGTACactcaaaatgagttacaaagagAATGTTGGATCTGAAGGGAGagttactatgcctaaagccactaatactcacagTGTTCCGGCCAGGATATATTAATGTTGCAAATTGTATTGCTATTGGTAACTCTTACGACAGTGTTATTATTATTGGTAGATGCAAGTATAGCACAACGCGAATACACAGTGTTAGTTTCTTTTCCCTGCTAGTGAcggaagaggagggaaggaagagagggagagggagaatgagagagagagaacataatCTCGTCTAACAGCGCACACCTCATCATCTTCTACTGGACTTAACACAATGAACCTTCACGCTGTGCGCATAATTCTGAATTCCATTTTCTTTAAAGTGCGAAAATCATGCATTGTGATCATGCCCTCAACCGTTTGTGGCGCAGAACAATATCTTCCTACTTCAGCTAAAGTTTACAAGCAGGTTAAGGACATTTTTGAGAGGGTACAGTAATCCCATGAATGGCGATGTGCGGGTACAGTAATGTCCTCAGCCAGCGTAACTAGACGAGTACAAGGTGCTAGTGTCTATGGTGACCACAGTGCGGTtagtgaccaggggccagattcacgaaaccacttacgcaagcacttacgaacgtgtccatctttcctcaatctttaacggctttggatacatttcttaaacagtttacaagcatgaaaacttgccaatcaataaacagcctcctggtacttcagagctcattaactgtttaataattgtaaacaaagccgccaaagattgagaaaagatgtacgggttcataagtgcttgcgtaagtgctttcgtgaatctggccccagggagcTGTAGTCTCTAGGTCACTCATGAGTGTCAGTGGGTGACCCCCTGAGCCGTCCAGGCCCCCCACCACCGCCCAACTTACCGTTATCTAGGACCCATACCGGATTCTCCTTATGTATTATCGCAGATATATGGGTTTTGTGGTTAGGAAGTGGGACAGTTTGGGAATGGGTCTCCGAGAGGTTCATTAACAAAGACGAAGCTTCCTGTCGGGGCGAATTGTGGTCATAACATTAAACATTCGCAATAATAGACCCACAAATTCTATTAAACTCACCAATATGTTGTGCAAACTGCCCATGTGcacagcccccgctcctgtgccaggtacctgccatcttggtggccagggttcaagtcccctggtgggtgttgtgtgtttaaTAGTTTCTGACGTGACGTCTGTGACTTGACGTATGCGACGTAGTTAGTAGTGACGCAAGGTAGTTAGTAGTGACGCAAGGTAGTTAGTAGTGACGCAAGGagattactggcaaggttaggtgaggtaattTTTGCGTCTGACGATGATAGAATAGGAGGtttaagaggctgtggatcattgTAAACACCCGTTTTTGTCCTCACTCTGGTCATTGTAAACACCCGCCCTTGTCCTCACTCTGGTCATTGTAAACACCCGCCCTTGTCCTCACTCTGGTCATTGTAAACACCTGCCCCTGTCCTCACTCTGGTCATTGTAAACACCCGCCCTTGTCCTCACTCTGGTCATTGTAAACACCTGCCCCTGTCCTCACTCTGGTCATTGTAAACACCTGCCCTTGTCCTCACTCTGGTCGTCCTCATTACTGTACACGaaatagatcatttttccctcaaaAAAGATGTAcgaatcatttttttttattatgttcaTAGACAATGAATACACGAGAACAGCTAACACATACCTATGCACtacgcacatatatatatgtatatacattgaTGCGTATGTATACAATACATAAATATATGTatgactaaatatatatatatacaaaaagtgAATACAATTCTCCAAATAAAACAGTCGAACGTGTACAGTTGGCAAGATTATCAATGCCATCTGCCAGTTTTTATCATTCATAAATATTCTCTAATAATATCATAAAACATTTAAAtacattttgcaaaaaaatgtgtACTGAATTAATTCTGATGAATTAAAAAACACGTTGACTGTGAAATCCATAAATGCTCAtcgccaaacaaagcaaaattgcAATTTATATGCATTAATTTGAGAGAACAATGAATCCACTTCCCCATTTTTTTAAAAAGTTTGTTTAATTAAGTTAATGTCAGTCGATGCTTTTTGGTTAAGGGTTTCGGAATTATATGCTGGTGGGACTTGGGTATTAAACTGTACAAGAACACCAAGAGTTACTGTTTGTGTCTGATCCTCAacatgttcctctctctctctctctctctctctctctctctctctctctctctctctctcactctctcactctctcactctctcactctctcactctctcactctcactctctctctctctctctcactctcactctcactctctctcactctctctctctcactctctctctctcactctctctctctcactctctcactcactcactctctcactcactcactctctctcactcactctcactcactctctctcactcactctctctcactcactctctctcactcactctcactcactctctcggaAGCAGAGCGAGAATGAAAACTATTAACATAAACTTGGGAAATACAGCAGCATGGAGTCAATCACTGACGTAAATCCCTCTGGACTTAAAATGAGCTTTGCTTGGAGATGAGAACAATTAAACCtgactgctgttgttgctgctgtagctCCGAACGCCCGAACATAAACCAACAAGCTCATATAGGTTCAGTCGTATCCTTCATTACATGTTGAAGATCCAAACTTGTTTAattttagtaataataataataataataataacgtgtATTCTTATGTTATATATTATTAAGTATACATAAGTGCCAGAAGATACATTTCAAGCCAAGTATAAAATGCATGTCTTACAAGGTTCAAGCATCAGCAAGTGCTGCAAAATGGCCATTTTAGCAAAAACATACATGATTTATTTTTGCAATACAAacactttgagatatatatatatatatatatatatatatatatatatatatatatatatatatatatatatatatatatatatatatatatatatatataattatatataaattagttACAACTTTCCTGAATATTTGCTTGCTTCATTACTACAGCACAGAATAGGGTCGGTCCTGGCCCAGAGTGGCACTAGACTGTGTCCCCTGCTGACTTTACTGCCGGGCCACCATAGGCACCTATGCAGGCGAGGCACTCCACAGTATATAGCCGTAACGCTGAAAGGGGGAGCAAGGCAGTGAAATACAAGGGTCACAGGAGACTACTGCTCTTCTCAGCTGACGTAGCTTTCATGTAAGTAATTCTCTACAGTCTCAACTGATTATTAGACACATCCAGTTCTTCATGAACTGTTGTACACTAGAAATCAGTTTGGTTAACTTGGCTCCGTGCCAGTGTACTTCGTGCCATTCCACTCCGTGCCAGTGTACTTCGTGCCAGTCCACTCCGTGCCAGTGTACTTCGTGCCAGCACACTCCCTGCCAGTGTACTTCGTGCCAGCACACTCCCTGCCAGTGTACTTCGTGCTAGTCCACTCCCTGCCAGTGTACTTCGTGCCAGCTCACTCCCTGCCAGTGTACTTCGTGCCAGCACACTCCCTGCCAGTGTACTTCGTGCCAGCACACTCCCTGCCAGTGTACTTCGTGCCAGCACACTCCCTGCCAGTGTACTTCGTGCCAGCACACTCCCTGCCAGTGTACTTCGTGCCAGCACACTCCGTGCCAGCACACTCCGTGCCAGCACACTCCGTGCCAGCACACTCCGTGCCAGCACACTCCGTGCCAGCACACTCCGTGCCAGCACACTCCGTGCCAGCACACTCCGTGCCAGCACACTCCGTGCCAGCACACTCCGTGCCAGCACACTACGGGCCAGCACACTACGGGCCAGCACACTACGGGCCAGCATCAGCACCACCGTGTTGGTGCTGCCATCAGCACCGAGGCTCACAAGTCTGCCAGTCATCTCTCCTTCTCATCGTATTTAAAGAAATTTTTCCTTCAGTCTTCTTTATCTTTTTTTCGTAAGAAATAGTTTTAATGCTGTGTAtaaactttgtcctcctttgccTGCTAGCCCCCGGCAAAACGGATTACTAGGGCATTAATTATTATATGTCAGGTTATTCATATTTAAGCTTATACTTGGGCGATATATTTAGGGTCCGCGAGAGAAAGCCGTCATGTGAGTATTTTCTCGGGTCCCGGTAACTCTCCAGGTCGTTGCCAAGATACATTAGTGTCAGTGTTTCATTAATGTGATTTACGTCCAGTGTGGCATCTCTTGTAGTGCCAGTCACCTGCGCCcctccacaccacaacaccaccctcatGTTGCACTTTGTTGTTAATAATATTTGTCGAATGCTTTAatattaacaaaaataataataagttCCATTCACCtaggctctcccccccccccccatctcattccaaatccttgtcctgatcccttcccagtgctagttagtcgtaatgacttggcgctttctcctgatagttcccatccCCCCACCTCGGctttaggagactcgaaccgtgaccCCACACGTGTGAGGTCGAAGCTGTATCGGCCTCACACATTTATTAACACAGAATACAATGTTTTATAAGTGTTGATGACAATTTGCAATATTAATAATAGTAGTAGGAGTGAAGACGGGTACCAGGAGCTAGGAAAcaacataattattattaaattatattattaaaaaatatttcattattattatgtacaATAATAAAACCCTTCGTCTCTTAGTCTTcaagatatcaactcccagatctttctctctgttcgttttgtTAAGGACATCATTTTCCATTCTGTATCCAGTGTCTAGCCTCTTATTTCctagcttcattaccttacatttactcgggttgaactttagtagccatttgttggaccattcattcagtttgtttaggtcatcttgtagcctcatactatcttcctctactTGAATCCTCCTCATCTTAGTCTTGAAGATCCGTCTTGGAGACTGTGAACAAATCctatttgaaattaaaatttagTTTTATGCTGTAATTCGTGACATTTTTGCCAGTCTTGTCTTAATGGCGTTCCACGCTCAGGTGTGGACTGTGATTGTTGGCTCAGGTGTGGACTGTGATTGTTGGCTCAGGTGTGGCCGGTggcaggcagctcctgttggccagtggcaggcagctcctgttggccagtggcaggcagctcctgttggccagTGGCAGACAGCTCCTGTTGGCCAGTggcaggcagctcctgttggccagtggcaggcagctcctgttggccagtggcaggcagctcctgttggccagtggcaggcagctcctgttggccagtggcaggcagctcctgttggccagtggcaggcagctcctgttggccagtggcaggcagctcctgttggccagtggcaggcagctcctgttggccagtggcaggcagctcctgttggccagtggcaggcagctcctgttggccagtggcaggcagctcctgttggccagTGGCAGACAGCTCCTGTTGGCCAGTGGCAGACAGCTCCTGTTGGCCAGTGGCAGACAGCTCCTGTTGGCCAGTGGCAGACAGCTCCTGTTGGCCAGTGGCATACAGCTCCTGTTGGCCAGTGGCAGGCCGCTCCTGTTGGCCAGTggcaggcagctcctgttggccagtgccaggcagctcctgttggccagtgccaggcagctcctgttggccagtgccaggcagctcctgttggccagtgccaggcagctcctgttggccagtgccaggcagctcctgttggccagTGCCAGGCAGCTCCTGTTGCCCAGTGGCAGGCAGCTCCTGTTGCCCAGTggcaggcagctcctgttggccagtggcaggcagctcctgttggccagtgccaggcagctcctgttggccagtgccaggcagctcctgttggccagtgccaggcagctcctgttggccagtgccaggcagctcctgttggccagtgccaggcagctcctgttggccagtgccaggcagctcctgttggccagtgccaggcagctcctgttggccagtgccaggcagctcctgttggccagtgccaggcagctcctgttggccagtgccaggcagctcctgttggccagtgccaggcagctcctgttggccagtgccaggcagctcctgttggccagtgccaggcagctcctgttggccagtgccaggcagctcctgttggccagtgccaggcagctcctgttggccagtgccaggcagctcctgttggccagTGCCAGGCAGCTCCTGTTGACCAGTgccaggcagctcctgttggccagtgccaggcagctcctgttggccagtgccaggcagctcctgttggccagtgccaggcagctcctgttggccagtgccaggcagctcctgttggccagtgccaggcagctcctgttggccagtgccaggcagctcctgttggccagTGCCAGGCAGCTCCTGTTCTCCTGGCGCATTTTTTTGCATAACCAAATTCAAAATGGTAGTAAATCTATTCCTGTGCCTATATATGTCTTGTCTCTTGTGCAGGAAAACTGATGAATGGGAATACATTAGTTTAAACCAACAGAAATAAAAACGTGTACTCAACAAAATTTATAGTTGTATTCAaaaagttgtattcacctagttgtgcttgcaggggttgagctctgctcttccggcccgcctctcaactgtcaatcaactgttactactatttatTTTTAagttcccccgccccccccccccccccacacacacacgtacagttATTTGCTCTAGAGAAAAATGG
The DNA window shown above is from Procambarus clarkii isolate CNS0578487 chromosome 82, FALCON_Pclarkii_2.0, whole genome shotgun sequence and carries:
- the LOC138358161 gene encoding uncharacterized protein; protein product: MALSEGTAVTALSEGTAVTALSEGTAVTALSEGSAVTALSEGTAVTALSEVYFVPFHSVPVYFVPVHSVPVYFVPAHSLPVYFVPAHSLPVYFVLVHSLPVYFVPAHSLPVYFVPAHSLPVYFVPAHSLPVYFVPAHSLPVYFVPAHSLPVYFVPAHSVPAHSVPAHSVPAHSVPAHSVPAHSVPAHSVPAHSVPAHSVPAHSVPAHYGPAHYGPAHYGPASAPPCCLVLMAFHAQVWTVIVGSGVDCDCWLRCGRWQAAPVGQWQAAPVGQWQAAPVGQWQTAPVGQWQAAPVGQWQAAPVGQWQAAPWQAAPVGQWQAAPVGQWQAAPVGQWQTAPVGQWQTAPVGQWQTAPVGQWQTAPVGQWHTAPVGQWQAAPVGQWQAAPVGQCQAAPVGQCQAAPVGQCQAAPVGQCQAAPVGQCQAAPVGQCQAAPVAQWQAAPVAQWQAAPVGQWQAAPVGQCQAAPVASNVLSSFERSQGSFERSQGSFDRPEGSFDRSQGSFDRPEGSFDRSQGSFERSQGSFERPEGSFERSEGSFERSEGSFERSEGSFERSEGSFERSEGSFERSQNSLRGQAVLINKDLILINPDTKPFVYA